One genomic window of Aethina tumida isolate Nest 87 chromosome 3, icAetTumi1.1, whole genome shotgun sequence includes the following:
- the LOC109598498 gene encoding ribulose-phosphate 3-epimerase has protein sequence MAHHPKCRIGPSILNADLSQLYEESQKLLDNGADYLHLDVMDGNFVPNLTFGHPVVKCLRNKIKNAYFETHMMVAEPQKWIEPMADANVDLYTFHVEPVLDEIIPLCRKVKEAGMQVGLALKPGTGIEVVRQYISHADVILIMTVEPGFGGQQFMVDMMPKVQWLRHNYPTLNIEVDGGVGLNTINACAEAGANMIVSGTAIIQSSDQRSVIASLRETVESSIHKCNV, from the exons ATGGCTCACCACCCAAAATGTAGAATCGGCCCTTCAATACTGAACGCCGACCTGTCCCAACTGTACGAAGagtcacaaaaattattggacAATGGAGCCGATTATTTACATTTGGACGTCATGGACGGAAATTTTGTGCCTAACCTAACATTCGGCCATCCCGTtgttaaatgtttaagaaataaaattaaaaatgcatacTTCGAAACCCACATGATGGTGGCGGAGCCACAAAAG TGGATAGAACCTATGGCAGATGCAAATGTGGACCTTTATACCTTTCACGTCGAGCCCGTACTCGACGAAATAATCCCTTTGTGTCGGAAAGTTAAAGAGGCCGGAATGCAAGTAGGTCTTGCACTCAAACCGGGCACTGGGATTGAAGTGGTGAGACAGTACATCTCTCATGCTGATGTGATACTTATAATGACTGTGGAACCAGGATTTGGTGGACAACAGTTCATGGTAGATATGATGCCCAAAGTACAATGGCTGAGACACAACTATCCCACCTTGAACATTGAAGTGGACGGTGGTGTTGgtctaaatacaattaatgcaTGTGCAGag GCGGGTGCTAACATGATAGTATCAGGAACAGCCATAATACAATCATCAGACCAAAGATCTGTAATTGCCAGTTTGAGGGAAACAGTTGAAAGTTCAATACACAAATGCAATGTTTAA